One window from the genome of Pyrobaculum ferrireducens encodes:
- a CDS encoding ABC transporter permease subunit, with protein sequence MAAALLVTVALAYAIAYAMYRSRRVESLMLPVLDVLQSVPILGFFPVALYVFVYVFPLAGAEVAAVFLIFTSMAWNIIFSVYQSFKTLPREYLEMARLYLNERLELGHVLVPAALRGIYYNIPISWANAFFFITASEVITLGTEVKLFGIGSLVVESFDRGDYQTAYVGIALGVLGNVALYLTLWRRLTREVPQPPGAVAEALGAWLKYGWHVVAALAAALLFAAVYYGVGASPSLPHLAEFLRGVAVSAAEVPLTLLRVLAVMALSGAVGLAALYIVVRNPSWETAVLLAVSLLSSIPAVFLYPLLGALVRGEALAVLLLLPGAVVYAVLNTVAAWRDVPQDLARAYGIGGRAYLLHILIPASLPYLITGLLTTWGGAWNASIVAEPLAGVHGLGSLMAKAADRGDMPLLLASVAVMTGVVVAVNKYLWKRLYEEAARWR encoded by the coding sequence ATGGCGGCGGCGCTGTTGGTGACTGTGGCTTTAGCTTACGCCATCGCCTACGCCATGTATAGGTCTAGGCGCGTGGAGTCGCTTATGCTTCCTGTGCTCGACGTTTTGCAGTCGGTGCCGATTCTTGGCTTCTTCCCGGTGGCTCTCTACGTCTTTGTCTACGTCTTCCCGCTGGCGGGGGCTGAGGTGGCGGCTGTCTTTCTGATCTTCACGTCCATGGCTTGGAATATAATTTTCAGCGTGTACCAGTCTTTTAAGACGCTTCCCAGGGAGTATCTGGAGATGGCCCGCCTCTACTTGAACGAGAGGCTTGAGCTGGGCCACGTCTTGGTGCCGGCGGCTCTGAGGGGGATTTACTACAACATACCTATCTCGTGGGCAAACGCCTTCTTCTTCATAACGGCCTCCGAGGTCATCACCCTGGGCACCGAGGTTAAGCTGTTTGGCATTGGTAGCCTCGTGGTTGAGTCTTTCGACAGGGGGGACTACCAGACGGCGTATGTAGGCATAGCCCTGGGGGTGCTGGGCAACGTGGCGCTGTACCTAACCCTCTGGCGGAGGCTCACCAGGGAGGTGCCTCAGCCCCCGGGCGCCGTCGCCGAGGCGCTGGGCGCCTGGCTCAAATACGGCTGGCACGTGGTGGCGGCGCTCGCCGCGGCGCTACTCTTCGCCGCCGTGTACTACGGGGTGGGCGCGTCGCCCTCGCTCCCTCACCTCGCCGAGTTTCTACGCGGCGTCGCCGTGTCGGCGGCTGAGGTGCCTCTCACTCTGTTGAGAGTCCTCGCGGTGATGGCCCTCAGCGGGGCGGTGGGGCTCGCGGCGCTTTACATCGTGGTGAGGAACCCGAGCTGGGAGACCGCGGTCCTGCTGGCCGTTTCCCTGCTCTCCTCCATACCGGCTGTGTTTTTATACCCCCTCCTAGGCGCCTTAGTGAGGGGTGAGGCCCTCGCCGTTCTGCTACTCCTGCCGGGGGCTGTGGTGTACGCTGTGCTCAACACCGTGGCGGCGTGGCGAGACGTGCCGCAGGATCTTGCGAGGGCCTACGGAATAGGGGGCCGTGCCTACCTGCTACACATCCTCATACCGGCGTCGTTGCCGTACCTAATCACCGGGCTCTTGACGACCTGGGGAGGGGCGTGGAACGCCTCCATCGTAGCCGAGCCGTTGGCGGGCGTGCACGGCTTGGGAAGCCTCATGGCTAAGGCGGCGGATCGAGGCGACATGCCGCTCCTCCTAGCCTCCGTCGCCGTTATGACCGGCGTCGTGGTGGCTGTGAATAAGTACCTGTGGAAAAGGCTCTACGAGGAGGCGGCAAGATGGCGCTGA
- a CDS encoding winged helix-turn-helix domain-containing protein: MKRSSSKPDLYIVYRLLKILKEHGPMSKTSLALHAKLNYQRAVAYLKHLGDAGLVEIEKDVVLTRKGYETLEKLEEVLKNLGVY, translated from the coding sequence ATGAAGAGGTCAAGCTCTAAACCCGACCTCTACATCGTGTACCGCCTCTTGAAGATTTTAAAAGAGCACGGCCCCATGTCTAAGACCTCCCTCGCCCTCCACGCCAAGCTCAACTACCAGAGGGCCGTGGCGTATCTGAAACATCTAGGCGATGCTGGTCTAGTGGAAATAGAGAAGGATGTAGTCTTAACGAGAAAGGGGTACGAAACTTTGGAAAAATTGGAGGAGGTTTTAAAAAACCTTGGAGTTTACTAA
- a CDS encoding translation initiation factor aIF-1A encodes MSEFRVPGEGEVLGKVIEMLGDGRFKVICADGQIRVARLPGRLRRKLWLKAGDYVVVALWDFDKEKGDIVHKYEKRDVEELRRRGFADAIESLDSYA; translated from the coding sequence ATGTCTGAATTCCGCGTACCTGGAGAGGGGGAGGTCTTGGGCAAGGTGATCGAGATGCTGGGCGACGGGAGGTTTAAAGTTATCTGCGCCGACGGCCAGATCCGTGTGGCGAGGCTCCCCGGGAGGCTTAGGCGTAAGCTGTGGCTTAAAGCCGGCGACTACGTCGTTGTCGCCTTGTGGGATTTCGACAAGGAGAAGGGGGATATTGTGCATAAGTACGAGAAGAGGGACGTAGAGGAGCTGAGGAGGAGGGGGTTCGCAGATGCTATTGAGAGTCTCGACAGCTACGCGTGA
- a CDS encoding ABC transporter substrate-binding protein: MPQKWIYIAIGAVILVAVLAVVFTSSKPQPPPATAQQPPPSTQTSATSTVTSTQAQTAAQTSACSGGVVGFVAPALIRVVKDAATKAGLGVDGIQSVGSVEGIRRIQGGAKPDVYASVDIELRPDAERTGAREVFSLGRFKLALVCRRAVELGDIPRVKLSLADPNKAPIGYRELAASWMLQQKYGVDLTGRYAALGVRYVYNGTLYIYVPSSLPNTDLTDVAPNLDATWSRLETGAVDCVYAYVPFFINKYVELKPLGKSTEYWELYEGRKGGASYNVYVFKPPYDFLNDPPISVVLVLLDPSGRPAKTLKVGRFEAFVASYTERGDCVVNALKTMNLADYGFVRTTSS, translated from the coding sequence ATGCCCCAGAAATGGATATACATAGCTATAGGGGCCGTGATACTCGTGGCGGTGCTGGCTGTTGTATTTACTTCGTCAAAGCCCCAGCCCCCGCCGGCAACAGCGCAGCAGCCGCCCCCCTCGACCCAGACGTCGGCCACGTCCACTGTTACGTCTACCCAAGCCCAGACGGCGGCGCAAACCTCGGCTTGCTCCGGCGGAGTGGTTGGTTTTGTGGCCCCTGCCTTGATTAGAGTGGTGAAAGACGCGGCTACGAAGGCGGGCCTTGGGGTCGACGGCATCCAGTCGGTGGGCTCCGTTGAGGGCATCAGGAGGATACAGGGAGGCGCCAAGCCCGACGTGTACGCCTCCGTCGACATCGAGTTGAGGCCAGACGCCGAGAGGACGGGGGCGAGGGAGGTATTTTCACTAGGCCGCTTCAAGCTGGCTCTGGTCTGCAGAAGGGCTGTGGAGCTCGGCGACATCCCGAGGGTAAAGCTGTCGCTGGCCGATCCGAACAAGGCACCGATTGGCTACAGAGAGCTGGCGGCGAGCTGGATGTTGCAACAGAAGTACGGCGTCGACCTAACCGGCAGATACGCGGCGCTGGGGGTGCGGTACGTCTACAACGGCACGCTGTACATATACGTCCCCAGCTCCCTCCCCAACACAGACCTAACGGACGTGGCGCCGAATCTCGACGCCACGTGGTCGAGGCTGGAAACCGGGGCCGTGGACTGCGTCTACGCTTACGTGCCTTTCTTCATAAATAAGTACGTGGAGCTCAAGCCGCTGGGAAAGTCGACGGAGTACTGGGAGCTGTATGAAGGGAGGAAGGGCGGCGCCTCCTACAACGTCTACGTGTTCAAGCCGCCGTACGACTTCCTAAACGACCCGCCGATCTCCGTGGTGCTTGTGCTCCTAGACCCCTCGGGCAGGCCTGCGAAAACGCTCAAGGTGGGCCGCTTCGAGGCCTTCGTAGCCTCATACACAGAACGCGGCGACTGTGTGGTAAACGCCCTCAAGACTATGAACCTGGCCGACTACGGCTTCGTGAGGACTACGTCTAGCTAA
- a CDS encoding SPL family radical SAM protein yields the protein MSHAVLVSLSVVRPFDPWRNPLCPCPFKYGLNPYTGCGHGCLYCYITSYIPDAFSPRPKEGLLEKVRRDLEKIPRGAVVALSNSSDPYTPPEARLGLTRRVLEALLERGYRVLIVTKSPLVLRDLDILQRHRGRVAVQITITTLREDLAAALEPRAPRPAGRLEAVRRLSAAGIPVSVRLDPLIPLLNDDAGNIEEVASRAAAAGAAHLVASTYKAKRDNFARLAKAFPDKAPTWRRMYFEEGQYFHGQWYAPKNYRRKVLELAAEAARRHGLQFSICREEFLELNTPGAHCDGSHLLNSA from the coding sequence ATGAGCCACGCCGTGCTGGTGTCGCTTAGCGTCGTGAGGCCCTTCGACCCGTGGAGGAACCCCCTCTGTCCGTGCCCCTTCAAGTACGGGCTGAATCCATACACCGGATGCGGCCACGGTTGCCTCTACTGCTACATAACGTCGTACATCCCAGACGCCTTCAGCCCCAGGCCTAAGGAGGGGTTGCTGGAAAAGGTCAGGCGGGATTTGGAGAAGATCCCCCGGGGGGCCGTGGTGGCGCTATCCAACTCCTCCGACCCCTACACGCCGCCTGAGGCGCGGCTCGGCCTCACGAGGAGAGTCCTAGAGGCCCTCCTCGAGAGGGGGTACAGGGTGTTGATCGTCACGAAGTCGCCCCTAGTCCTCCGCGACTTAGACATACTCCAGAGGCACCGGGGGAGGGTCGCCGTGCAGATCACCATCACCACGCTGAGGGAGGACCTGGCCGCGGCTCTGGAGCCCAGGGCCCCCCGCCCAGCCGGCAGGCTGGAGGCCGTGAGGCGCCTATCGGCGGCGGGCATACCAGTCTCCGTGAGGCTAGACCCCCTCATCCCACTCCTCAACGACGACGCCGGCAACATAGAGGAGGTGGCGTCCCGAGCCGCGGCGGCCGGTGCGGCGCACCTCGTGGCCAGCACCTACAAAGCCAAGAGAGACAACTTCGCCCGCCTCGCCAAGGCCTTCCCAGACAAGGCGCCCACCTGGCGGAGGATGTACTTCGAAGAGGGGCAGTACTTCCACGGCCAGTGGTACGCCCCAAAGAACTACCGGAGGAAGGTGCTGGAACTAGCCGCTGAGGCCGCCCGGAGACACGGCCTCCAGTTCTCCATATGCCGCGAGGAGTTCCTCGAGCTCAACACCCCCGGGGCCCACTGCGACGGTAGCCACCTCCTCAACAGCGCCTAA
- a CDS encoding metallophosphoesterase family protein, with the protein MRLLLVADVHDGVRQARSIRGSYDAVIAAGDFTYRRRVEAAVEVLEALAEIAPVYFVPGNTDPPELAGFEKGAVRSVHGRALPLGPYTVGGAGGSLPTPFDDLFRVSEEDLGVLLYSLSPSPHILVVHNPPRGHLDKVGGVRPVGSLSVKRYIEEKQPILSVHGHIHEDRGIDIIGDTVLVNPGPLKDGYYAEAELDGAKAVVRLRRLTV; encoded by the coding sequence ATGCGTCTGCTTCTTGTCGCAGATGTACACGACGGCGTTAGGCAGGCTAGGTCGATAAGGGGAAGCTACGACGCCGTTATCGCGGCTGGCGACTTTACCTACCGGCGGAGGGTGGAGGCCGCCGTGGAGGTGCTGGAGGCCTTGGCGGAGATCGCGCCGGTGTACTTCGTCCCGGGCAACACGGACCCTCCAGAGCTCGCCGGGTTTGAGAAGGGCGCCGTCCGGTCTGTACACGGGAGGGCCCTGCCTCTGGGGCCGTATACGGTGGGGGGCGCCGGCGGTAGCCTGCCCACCCCCTTCGACGACTTGTTTAGAGTCTCTGAGGAGGATCTGGGGGTTCTTCTCTACTCCCTCTCTCCGTCGCCCCACATCTTGGTGGTACACAACCCCCCCAGGGGCCACCTGGACAAGGTGGGCGGCGTGAGGCCCGTGGGGAGCCTCTCAGTGAAGAGGTACATAGAGGAGAAGCAGCCGATTCTCTCGGTCCACGGCCACATACACGAGGATAGGGGAATCGACATAATAGGCGACACGGTCTTGGTAAACCCCGGCCCTCTGAAAGACGGCTACTACGCAGAGGCCGAGCTAGACGGGGCCAAGGCCGTGGTGAGGCTGAGGAGGCTGACGGTATAG
- a CDS encoding RAD55 family ATPase yields MGFKTGIDPIDEQIPDGLPPGYVVLIEGFLGVGKTFFASAIAATAARSGAPVLFFAIDALGDEVLEDLRSRGAPVDRVVVVDGFVPPNERLAKLKPAARHRLEAPDAYALINKLTEFAPEFRSGVVVVDSLNEVLLRSPGSALDVFRAFKIFAKYTESLVVATAHTDVEEVYGVLTAALHLADVIVQLEVDPNLEEMGLYVRRMRIARAKRLRVSHDWVHFEVMDGRVAEIDVKTMLKMLSRQLREMGIEIRQTGRK; encoded by the coding sequence ATGGGTTTTAAGACGGGTATAGATCCAATTGATGAGCAGATTCCCGACGGCCTCCCCCCGGGGTACGTCGTTCTTATAGAGGGGTTCCTCGGCGTCGGCAAGACTTTCTTCGCCTCGGCGATAGCGGCCACGGCGGCGAGGTCTGGGGCCCCAGTGCTCTTCTTCGCAATCGACGCCCTGGGGGACGAGGTTTTGGAGGATTTGAGAAGCCGGGGGGCGCCGGTGGATCGGGTGGTGGTTGTGGACGGCTTTGTCCCTCCCAACGAGCGGCTGGCTAAGCTGAAGCCGGCGGCGAGGCACAGGCTGGAGGCGCCGGACGCCTACGCCCTGATTAACAAGCTGACGGAGTTCGCCCCGGAGTTCAGGTCGGGGGTTGTGGTGGTGGACTCGCTGAACGAGGTGTTGCTCAGAAGCCCCGGCTCGGCTCTGGACGTCTTCCGCGCCTTCAAGATCTTCGCCAAGTACACAGAGTCGCTCGTGGTGGCCACGGCGCATACAGACGTGGAGGAGGTGTACGGAGTCCTCACAGCCGCCCTGCACCTCGCCGACGTGATAGTGCAACTGGAGGTGGACCCCAACTTAGAGGAGATGGGGCTCTACGTGAGGCGTATGAGAATCGCCAGGGCCAAGAGGCTCAGGGTCTCCCACGACTGGGTGCACTTCGAGGTGATGGACGGACGCGTGGCGGAGATAGACGTCAAGACAATGCTCAAGATGCTGAGCAGACAGCTGAGGGAAATGGGGATTGAGATAAGGCAGACAGGACGCAAGTAG
- a CDS encoding PIN domain-containing protein, translating into MSRCKEQPCYVSELSLLEFAKVFLSKSLVHIEYHSVLKNYGNILEAPKEILNKLIRFLHEAGLSIEVVAVDKQVLDIVGGFLQRLKWEESVLRRKSFDLLLLAQSVARGVKIFTTDRDFINIRERALPPSGRDERRDRSSGLRYYEDDYIIYVGYS; encoded by the coding sequence GTGTCAAGGTGTAAAGAACAGCCGTGTTATGTTTCTGAACTATCTCTACTTGAATTCGCCAAAGTATTTCTTTCTAAGTCATTAGTACATATAGAATACCATAGCGTACTAAAAAACTATGGTAACATATTAGAGGCTCCTAAAGAAATATTGAATAAACTTATCAGATTTTTACATGAGGCTGGTTTGTCAATTGAGGTAGTAGCTGTAGATAAGCAGGTTCTTGACATAGTAGGAGGGTTCTTACAACGACTTAAGTGGGAAGAGAGCGTGTTGAGAAGAAAGTCGTTTGACTTGCTACTCCTCGCCCAGTCGGTGGCTAGGGGTGTGAAGATATTCACGACGGATCGAGACTTTATAAACATTAGGGAGCGGGCCTTACCCCCATCCGGCCGGGACGAGAGGAGGGATAGATCGTCTGGACTAAGGTACTACGAAGATGACTACATCATCTATGTAGGCTATAGCTAA
- a CDS encoding zinc ribbon domain-containing protein produces MFTYHLKCDVEKAREALGGDYRVVDLGGVVRLVESFVALYSGDMPLCVYKSWRMTYTDAAQFGLSRAEALVRKDGVVLRLVRGDERLGLPELVEGTPFVIHAMDVNEGGVMFRVFRIGGYVELVAKGVAGGIKEAFHPKKGVNLLIVDLPIAPKFQHLLQEVFDLAREHYVELHTTMISDVCPVCGGKMEKRGRLVRCPSCKIQLSRDVNAVWALARNIVRRLGREQQLAELREIFRLYYPNV; encoded by the coding sequence GTGTTTACCTATCACCTAAAATGTGATGTTGAGAAGGCGAGGGAGGCGCTTGGGGGCGACTACAGAGTCGTCGACTTGGGAGGCGTGGTGAGGCTGGTGGAGAGCTTCGTGGCGCTTTACTCCGGCGACATGCCTCTCTGCGTCTACAAAAGCTGGAGAATGACGTATACAGACGCGGCCCAGTTCGGGCTCTCTAGAGCCGAGGCCCTGGTTAGGAAAGACGGCGTTGTGCTCAGGCTGGTGCGGGGAGACGAGAGGCTTGGCTTGCCGGAGCTGGTGGAGGGGACGCCTTTCGTAATCCACGCAATGGATGTGAACGAGGGCGGCGTGATGTTCCGCGTATTTAGAATCGGGGGCTACGTGGAGCTCGTGGCCAAGGGCGTCGCCGGGGGGATAAAAGAGGCTTTCCACCCCAAGAAGGGGGTCAACCTACTCATAGTCGACTTGCCCATCGCCCCCAAGTTCCAGCACCTCCTCCAGGAGGTGTTTGACCTGGCGCGGGAGCACTACGTCGAGCTACACACCACCATGATCTCAGATGTCTGCCCCGTATGCGGGGGGAAGATGGAGAAGAGGGGGAGGCTGGTGAGGTGCCCCAGTTGCAAAATCCAGCTGAGTAGAGACGTCAACGCGGTGTGGGCCCTGGCGCGCAACATCGTCAGGAGGCTAGGCAGAGAACAACAGCTGGCAGAGCTCCGGGAAATCTTCCGCCTCTACTACCCAAACGTCTAG
- a CDS encoding ATP-binding cassette domain-containing protein, whose amino-acid sequence MALSVRGLRARRGRFELFVESLAVNSVVVLLGRNGSGKTTLLDAIAGVIPAEGVVEACGRDVSALPPEERRLVYIQATPVDPPAKAGKFLRAVAARWGRDRRAVLEVAERLGIRHLLEASSMSTGQKQLVNIAAGLLADPCAFLMDEPASHLDWFNKRLVNNVVRKLDKPVLYVTHDPIEAAYVGDRICVVEQGRLTKCVDNPGVKTDDVDRFVEALFS is encoded by the coding sequence ATGGCTCTCTCGGTGAGGGGGCTGAGGGCCAGGAGGGGGCGCTTCGAGCTGTTCGTCGAGTCCCTCGCCGTAAATTCAGTGGTGGTTCTGCTTGGGAGGAATGGGAGCGGCAAGACCACTCTGCTCGACGCGATCGCCGGCGTGATCCCCGCGGAGGGGGTGGTGGAGGCGTGCGGCCGCGACGTCTCGGCGCTACCGCCCGAGGAGAGGCGGCTGGTGTACATCCAGGCGACGCCGGTGGATCCCCCGGCTAAGGCGGGGAAGTTCCTCAGAGCCGTGGCGGCGCGGTGGGGGAGGGACAGACGCGCCGTGTTGGAGGTGGCGGAGAGGCTTGGGATTAGGCATCTGCTGGAGGCCTCCAGCATGTCTACTGGGCAGAAGCAGCTGGTCAACATCGCGGCGGGGCTTCTGGCGGATCCATGCGCCTTTTTGATGGACGAGCCGGCGTCCCACCTAGACTGGTTTAACAAGAGGCTTGTGAACAACGTCGTGAGGAAGCTGGACAAGCCTGTGCTGTACGTCACCCACGACCCGATAGAGGCGGCGTATGTGGGAGACCGCATCTGCGTAGTGGAGCAGGGCAGGTTGACGAAGTGTGTAGACAACCCCGGCGTGAAGACAGACGACGTGGACCGCTTCGTGGAGGCACTGTTTTCATAA
- a CDS encoding type II toxin-antitoxin system VapC family toxin: MEVVNALRKYVARGLLEAGYVAEAVELLSGSGIELHHVDWGLAGEALRLALERGVSVYDGGYVALARRLGAELYTADQEVVKRAGLDFVKHVKEYGT, translated from the coding sequence GTGGAGGTGGTAAACGCGTTGCGTAAATATGTGGCCAGGGGGCTTCTGGAGGCGGGCTACGTGGCGGAGGCGGTGGAGCTACTGTCGGGCTCCGGTATCGAGCTTCATCACGTCGACTGGGGGCTGGCGGGCGAGGCGCTGAGGCTCGCCTTGGAGAGGGGGGTCTCGGTATACGACGGGGGGTACGTGGCGCTGGCGAGGAGGCTGGGCGCCGAGCTCTACACTGCGGATCAAGAGGTGGTGAAGAGGGCCGGTTTGGATTTTGTGAAGCACGTGAAGGAGTACGGCACGTAA
- a CDS encoding sulfate ABC transporter permease has protein sequence MLALLVILFMLLLLVVLPLIHAGELAPGLGESLILTALFSATASALALLPGLAVAMWGRAPGRGLAAQILYVPAVVPPTAVGVLLLGSVTAPGKICGWLGVDCRYVSEALYGLFVNKPAGIVLAMFVMALPVVYAVFDGALREVRAEAYFRSLGFGGLRLLWLVLLSLRRAAASAFIFSFLRGFGELGVLLIFAAYPPTLPIYIYNSWLIYGVGPAVTASLLTMAIGVVSAYVIRLWLSR, from the coding sequence ATGCTGGCGTTGCTTGTCATCCTCTTTATGCTCCTCTTGTTAGTAGTCCTGCCTCTTATCCACGCGGGGGAGCTGGCGCCGGGGCTGGGGGAGAGCCTTATTCTCACGGCTCTTTTCAGCGCAACAGCCTCGGCGCTGGCATTGTTGCCGGGCCTCGCGGTGGCTATGTGGGGGAGGGCCCCCGGGAGGGGGCTGGCGGCTCAGATTCTCTACGTCCCGGCGGTGGTGCCCCCCACGGCCGTCGGGGTGCTTCTCCTGGGCTCAGTGACCGCCCCTGGGAAGATCTGCGGCTGGCTGGGGGTGGACTGTAGATACGTGTCGGAGGCGCTGTACGGGCTGTTTGTCAACAAGCCGGCTGGCATAGTACTGGCTATGTTTGTAATGGCTCTTCCTGTTGTCTATGCTGTCTTCGATGGGGCTTTGAGGGAGGTGAGGGCGGAGGCGTACTTCAGGTCGCTGGGCTTCGGCGGGTTGAGGCTTCTGTGGCTTGTCCTCCTCTCCCTGAGGAGAGCCGCCGCCTCCGCCTTTATCTTCTCCTTCCTCAGGGGGTTCGGCGAGCTGGGCGTCCTCCTGATATTCGCCGCCTACCCCCCGACCCTGCCCATCTACATATACAACTCCTGGCTCATCTACGGCGTCGGCCCGGCGGTGACCGCCTCTCTGCTGACCATGGCCATCGGCGTAGTGTCCGCGTACGTGATTAGGCTATGGCTCTCTCGGTGA
- a CDS encoding ABC transporter ATP-binding protein, whose translation MALIEVDRVKKFYGRVEVFNGISLNVETGEFVALLGPSGCGKSTLLRMIAGLERPDAGEIRFRGEPVRGPRREIALMFQSPTLLPWKSALDNVALPLVARGMGWREAREAAARFLSFVGLSGFEEAYPKQLSGGMQQRVALARALAVEPEVLLLDEPFSALDPLTAESLRSELVKIWHENLSTVHTVVMVTHAVDEAVYMANRIVVLSARPAKVVADLRIDLPYSRNRKSHEFQKYLDQVYSYI comes from the coding sequence ATGGCGCTGATAGAGGTGGACAGGGTGAAGAAGTTCTACGGGAGGGTTGAGGTATTCAACGGAATAAGTCTAAACGTCGAGACGGGCGAATTCGTGGCGTTGCTGGGGCCCTCTGGCTGTGGTAAATCTACCCTCTTGAGGATGATCGCCGGCTTAGAGCGGCCAGACGCCGGGGAGATTAGGTTCAGGGGGGAGCCCGTTAGGGGGCCGAGGAGAGAGATAGCGCTTATGTTTCAATCTCCCACTCTACTTCCGTGGAAGTCTGCGCTTGACAACGTGGCTCTTCCCCTGGTGGCGAGGGGGATGGGGTGGAGAGAGGCTAGGGAGGCCGCGGCGCGGTTTCTCTCCTTCGTGGGGCTGTCCGGCTTCGAGGAGGCGTATCCGAAGCAACTATCCGGCGGGATGCAGCAGAGAGTTGCCTTGGCGAGGGCCTTGGCGGTGGAGCCCGAGGTCCTCCTGCTGGACGAGCCCTTCTCCGCCCTGGACCCGCTGACGGCGGAGAGCCTCAGGTCTGAGCTGGTAAAGATCTGGCACGAGAACCTCTCCACGGTCCACACAGTGGTGATGGTGACCCACGCGGTGGACGAGGCTGTTTACATGGCTAATAGAATCGTTGTGCTGAGCGCCAGACCCGCCAAGGTGGTTGCCGACCTGCGCATCGACCTCCCATACTCCCGCAACAGGAAGAGCCATGAATTCCAGAAATACCTAGACCAAGTCTACTCATATATATAA
- a CDS encoding AAA-associated domain-containing protein has product MKFPPVGVDQVLGLLKVVHNLGGRADAMYINDAVDADMGELSHVIDAAEMLGLLKAHGGDLELTPEGRLAVEKPVREFQKHLKKKLAHLEPFASLLDMVKKGGRAEVEEVINFIKGQGYDDVGARRIINWGVFAQLIEIDDGEWVIPA; this is encoded by the coding sequence GTGAAGTTCCCCCCGGTGGGGGTCGACCAGGTCCTAGGCCTCCTCAAGGTGGTTCACAACCTCGGCGGGAGGGCAGACGCCATGTATATCAACGACGCGGTAGATGCCGACATGGGCGAGCTGTCCCACGTCATAGATGCCGCAGAGATGCTGGGCCTCTTGAAAGCCCACGGGGGAGATCTAGAGCTCACGCCGGAGGGGCGCCTAGCCGTGGAGAAGCCAGTGAGGGAGTTCCAGAAACACCTCAAGAAAAAGCTGGCGCACCTCGAGCCATTTGCAAGCCTCCTGGACATGGTTAAGAAAGGTGGAAGGGCGGAGGTGGAGGAGGTTATAAACTTCATCAAGGGACAAGGCTACGACGATGTGGGAGCCAGGAGGATAATAAACTGGGGTGTCTTCGCCCAGCTCATAGAGATAGACGACGGCGAGTGGGTAATCCCGGCGTAG